DNA from Osmerus mordax isolate fOsmMor3 chromosome 2, fOsmMor3.pri, whole genome shotgun sequence:
atgacatgtgcattagagtgcagaatatgttttaaaaatgagaatgtgtttagagttttgctaaaaattctaagtgagatctgcaaattgtgttttaccatgtgaaatggtttaaggtattgacaacagacaggcacaattagctacatgagttcaggcaactgagaactttgttcagccaatgggttttagtgttttagcaattgagaaaaactgtaatagagAGAATATGCTGATAAAGTGGTATcattttttttcaaaagttgCTTTTTCCTTCACACAGCCTTGTTATCTTaggcatgcatttacagtatcaGTTTTTGTCTCAGGGATTCAAGTGATTTTTCTTCTGAATACTTCTGTGGATAGTTTTACTTTCAATAAAACCAATAAGATATTtcagtttattattttgtcccACTGTATTTTCAATATAACAGTCGGAAACGGTAAAGGCGAAGGCCTGTGAAGATGGATCTAGTGTTGAGGAGAGACAAGACTGCATCCTGCACTGGGCTGATGAAGTAAAGCACTCACTGTTGCCAGAACAGGTTAGACACTGGCCTTGTGCCAGCATCCTCACTATAAACACACCTCTTAAGTTACCAGAACAGGTTAGACACTGGCCTTGTGCCAGCATCCTCACTATAAACACGCACCTCTAAGTTGATTTTGCTTGCTCAAGATATCTCAAATTATATAGCACTGCTAGGACAATGTTAATTCAACTACAAGACTATGTTGACTGTGTTGACTGTAAGTTCCATATCAGCTGCATAACTTGTGACCTGGATGAAACTTCGGTTTATTCCCAGATGAAAGAGGAACATAATCAAACCACAAATGATCAGATGCCAGATCAGGAACTCAGACTGAAGGAAGCCAGGAAGGTGCTGTCTGACTGGGCCTGGAGCCTCAACACCAGGGAGCAGGTGAAATGAGCAGCACACACATGTTCATCATGTTGCATAGTAAACTGTAGTGTAGAGAATCTCCCTGGTCTCATCCCATGTTGGTGTCCCTGCAGGACAAGGTGTGTCtgggggaggatgtgtgttcagtgctgcAGGACCTGGAGAGACAGTGGAAGAGAGGAAACCTTCCCAGCATGCTCCCTGTCATGGACTTCCTCATCTGGAGTTTGCTGCAGGAGCACGAGAATGAGGTGAGGCCTTCATGTAAACTCTAAACTCTCCAACTGTGGAGAGTTTAGAGTTTGAGTAGAGATTCAAGTGACATGAAACTGACATTCAGTGGTTTAAATTTTTTCAGGGCTCCATTTCCAAGCAGTGGCTCACAACCAAGCAGAGGTTTGGGAGCAGAGGTAGGTCTCAGAATGTGACACATCTAGAAGGCATTTGGTATTATCTAAATCTAAAGTGTAACCAAATAAATATTGTTGTTTTTATCCATTTTAGTGGCTCTGAATCACATTCCTGACTCAGGTGTGTACTCTTCAGTTGTTTCTACAAAATAAATTATGACTGCATTTTTTCTATTTTCTTTATGACGAAAATTacaaaaataaactaaattccGTTTTTGTCTCTTACAGTTTGGGACTGGATTTCTAAAGCATCTGGTGAGAAAACAAGAATAATGATGCATGCTACTCAAACAACAGCAAATTGTTGGGCCAAATAGTTTTGGAACAGTTTCTTTACCTAGTCATTCGCCTCATCATCACATGCAATTACTTTGATTTATGCTATGTATAAAAAATATTAATTGACTTTATTTTATCATTTATTTTAGATTACATCACACTGGATCCAGACACAGCAAATCCAAGCCTCAAAGTGTCTAGGGACAGGAAAAGAGTGAAGATGGACACCATCATTGAGAGTCAACACAACCCCTGGGATGGATACAGCAGGACTCCTAGTCAGTACGATGGGTggtggtgtgttcagggagcacaGGGATTTACCTCAGGCAGACattactgggaggtggaggtcagAGGGAAGAATGAGTGGAGGATAGGAGTGGTCAGAGAGTCTGCTCCTCAACATGGATTAGTTAACCTCAACACAACAGCTGGTTACTGGACCCTCTGTCTGCAGCTGGGTCAGCTGATGGCCATGACCTCACCAGTCACTAAGCAGGAGCGGTCTGCACCCTCCAGGTTAGGGGTGTTCCTGGAtatggaggaggggcaggtctCCTTCTATGATGCCCAGCAGAAACGTCACATCTACACCTTTGATGCTGACTTTGATGACGCAGGGAAGATTTACCCAGTGTTTGGCACcattgagacagacagggagataaaGATTCTGTAAAATTGTAATGATAAAAAGAAGAATTTGGCAGGTAACCCTATGTCCAATActtttgtggaagaaattgccaTTTCCTGTgtacttacattattc
Protein-coding regions in this window:
- the LOC136965945 gene encoding uncharacterized protein codes for the protein MKSETVKAKACEDGSSVEERQDCILHWADEVKHSLLPEQMKEEHNQTTNDQMPDQELRLKEARKVLSDWAWSLNTREQDKVCLGEDVCSVLQDLERQWKRGNLPSMLPVMDFLIWSLLQEHENEGSISKQWLTTKQRFGSRVALNHIPDSVWDWISKASDYITLDPDTANPSLKVSRDRKRVKMDTIIESQHNPWDGYSRTPKSRLSDPETDSSQPNQETSPPSSSSSQSVLTQDTIQDRCSLHCFQQ